A section of the Oryzias latipes chromosome 8, ASM223467v1 genome encodes:
- the LOC101164561 gene encoding uncharacterized protein LOC101164561, with protein MDVDHHESSGETKSAINTWRYRHHFTYKADQGKNIIVQCNLCLPRVNLLSTSKTSTSNLKKHLDRTHLGCEARPDAKRGRKKEEYNGEESRHCQLKKLKAEIISKCITQSKIDEFIFNFIVEDCHSFYVLEQPGFRKLIAGLTEGLKVMDRVTLFTKVDQSFSRMREELMSKLSSIQYVCTTADIWTANNRSFFGMTCHWIDTESLERKSAALGFVRLQGRITYDAIAGRIHDIHVTYNLESKVQTTVTDNGSPFVSVFREFAVDTTETDDDIGFYENVSAVLEGEPEQDMLLFLPSVQRCASHTLEQIVNEDFWQAVSQGPMCQLFYSAMAKVFAMWNKCHHLQVGLDAAEEIGKMALAVPAVIRWNVEYCAVQKIVSLSERELTELCARLEVPRLLAEELSFLKEYVTVFHPLAFALELFQAEQKCYLGLVIPTVLSLKNKLNEQKDAANYFSDVIKSIVVAIEVRFQELFTSTEAKIATATTPQFRLWWMAASEREEMCSLLATEASQMDPCSTTEANTSRSLSTIKSEDDFFSYGSAKTTVKIQQWGVTEEVRKYVEGTGKSLECLQDFPRVKQLFLKYNTTLPSTAPVQRLFSQKGNLVTSQRNSLTDDYFERIQLLRYNSSVCSLVAE; from the exons ATGGATGTGGACCACCATGAAAGCAGCGGCGAGACCAAATCGGCCATTAATACTTGGCGTTATCGCCACCATTTCACGTACAAGGCAGATCAGGGGAAAAATATCATCGTACAGTGTAATCTGTGCCTGCCGAGGGTCAATCTGCTGTCCACGTCGAAAACCTCCACATCAAACCTAAAGAAGCATTTAGAC AGAACTCATTTGGGGTGTGAAGCCAGGCCTGATGCCAAGAGGGGAAGGAAGAAAGAGGAGTACAACGGCGAGGAAAGTAGACACTGTCAGCTCAAGAAGCTCAAAGCTGAGATCATTTCCAAATGTATAACTCAATCTAAGATTGATGAGTTCATCTTTAACTTCATCGTGGAGGACTGCCATTCGTTTTATGTGCTGGAGCAGCCGGGCTTCAGGAAGCTGATTGCTGGTTTGACTGAGGGGTTAAAGGTCATGGACCGGGTGACTCTGTTCACAAAGGTGGATCAGAGTTTCTCCAGGATGCGAGAGGAGCTGATGTCCAAGCTCAGCAGCATCCAGTACGTGTGCACCACGGCGGACATCTGGACAGCCAACAACAGGAGCTTCTTTGGGATGACCTGCCACTGGATCGACACTGAGTCCCTGGAGAGGAAGTCCGCCGCCCTAGGGTTTGTGCGCCTGCAGGGCAGGATCACATACGACGCCATAGCCGGGCGGATACACGACATCCATGTGACGTACAATTTGGAGAGTAAAGTCCAGACTACAGTCACGGACAACGGCAGTCCATTCGTCAGCGTGTTCAGAGAGTTTGCCGTGGACACCACGGAAACCGACGACGACATTGGCTTCTACGAGAACGTGAGTGCCGTGCTGGAGGGCGAGCCGGAGCAGGACATGCTTCTGTTCCTGCCCTCCGTGCAGCGCTGTGCGTCGCACACCCTTGAGCAGATCGTCAACGAGGACTTTTGGCAGGCTGTGTCCCAGGGGCCTATGTGCCAGCTGTTCTACAGCGCGATGGCAAAGGTGTTCGCCATGTGGAACAAGTGCCACCATCTCCAGGTTGGACTGGACGCCGCAGAGGAAATCGGGAAGATGGCTCTTGCCGTCCCAGCTGTTATCCGCTGGAACGTGGAGTACTGCGCGGTGCAGAAGATAGTGTCTTTAAGCGAGCGTGAGCTGACGGAGCTCTGCGCCCGCTTGGAGGTCCCGCGCCTTCTGGCGGAGGAGCTCTCTTTCCTCAAGGAGTACGTGACCGTCTTCCACCCACTGGCGTTCGCACTCGAACTCTTCCAGGCGGAGCAGAAGTGCTACCTGGGACTCGTCATTCCCACCGTTCTCAGCTTGAAGAACAAGCTAAACGAGCAGAAAGACGCCGCCAACTATTTCAGCGACGTCATCAAGAGCATCGTGGTGGCCATCGAGGTGCGCTTCCAGGAGCTGTTCACCAGCACGGAGGCGAAAATCGCCACCGCCACCACTCCCCAGTTTCGCCTGTGGTGGATGGCGGCCTCCGAGCGCGAGGAGATGTGCTCCCTCCTGGCCACCGAGGCATCCCAGATGGATCCCTGCAGCACCACCGAGGCGAACACCAGCCGCAGCCTGTCCACCATCAAATCAGAGGACGACTTCTTCAGCTACGGCTCCGCCAAGACGACCGTCAAGATCCAGCAGTGGGGGGTGACGGAGGAGGTCCGCAAGTACGTCGAGGGAACGGGGAAGAGCCTGGAATGCCTGCAAGACTTCCCGAGGGTGAAGCAGCTTTTCCTGAAGTACAACACCACCCTGCCCTCCACCGCCCCCGTCCAGCGCCTCTTCAGCCAGAAAGGCAACCTGGTCACGTCACAGAGGAACTCTCTCACCGACGACTACTTTGAACGCATCCAACTTTTAAGATACAACAGCAGCGTTTGTTCCTTAGTAGCAgagtga
- the aimp2 gene encoding aminoacyl tRNA synthase complex-interacting multifunctional protein 2 isoform X3 gives MPMYQNGEVDPAVKALEARQDEILRKLYELKAAVEGLAKTVTTPDADLDLTVSSSLSSQSSTALFTGTTDLDALLGKDLGALRDIVINANPAQPPLTLLVLHRLLCERYRVLSTVHVHSSVSSVPPQLLSCLGPRHPDSHSRHMFQLGFTLIWKDVPKLQMKFSVRNMCPIDGEANVARFLFKLLAPHPSEPALATLVDSWVDTAFFQLAEGSSEERATALRDLGSALGRSAWLSGPELSLADVACYCCVLQSGSAPSAPANVRRWIKSCENLGYFSHAKTLLQ, from the exons ATGCCCATGTACCAG AATGGCGAGGTGGATCCGGCTGTCAAGGCCCTGGAGGCTCGACAGGATGAGATCTTGAGGAAACTCTATGAACTGAAAGCTGCCGTGGAGGGCCTAGCTAAGACCGTGACAACCCCAGATGCTGATTTAGACCTGACAGTCAGCAGCAGCCTCTCCTCACAAAGCTCCACGGCACTTTTTACAGGTACCACCGACCTGGACGCACTACTGGGAAAG GACCTCGGCGCTCTCCGTGATATCGTCATCAATGCCAACCCGGCCCAGCCGCCCCTCACCCTGCTGGTTCTTCACCGTCTGCTCTGTGAGCGGTACCGGGTGCTGTCCACCGTCCACGTTCACTCCTCGGTCTCCAGCGTGCCGCCGCAGCTGCTGTCATGTCTGGGTCCACGCCACCCCGACAGCCACAGCCGCCACATGTTCCAGCTGGGCTTCACCCTCATCTGGAAAGATG tccCCAAACTGCAGATGAAGTTCAGCGTGCGAAACATGTGTCCCATCGACGGCGAAGCCAACGTGGCTCGCTTCCTCTTCAAGCTGCTGGCGCCCCACCCCAGCGAGCCCGCTCTCGCCACTCTGGTGGACAGCTGGGTGGACACGGCTTTCTTCCAACTGGCAGAGGGCAGCTCGGAGGAGCGAGCTACCGCCCTGCGGGACCTCGGCTCCGCTTTGGGTCGCAGCGCTTGGCTGTCGGGGCCGGAGCTCTCGCTGGCCGACGTGGCGTGCTACTGCTGCGTGCTGCAGAGCGGTTCAGCGCCCTCAGCTCCTGCCAACGTGCGGCGCTGGATCAAGTCCTGTGAGAACCTGGGGTACTTCAGCCACGCCAAGACACTTCTGCAGTGA
- the aimp2 gene encoding aminoacyl tRNA synthase complex-interacting multifunctional protein 2 isoform X1, with protein MPMYQVKPICGGDIKVDLPTCMYKLPNFHAQQQQGNSCSSEHALQNGEVDPAVKALEARQDEILRKLYELKAAVEGLAKTVTTPDADLDLTVSSSLSSQSSTALFTGTTDLDALLGKDLGALRDIVINANPAQPPLTLLVLHRLLCERYRVLSTVHVHSSVSSVPPQLLSCLGPRHPDSHSRHMFQLGFTLIWKDVPKLQMKFSVRNMCPIDGEANVARFLFKLLAPHPSEPALATLVDSWVDTAFFQLAEGSSEERATALRDLGSALGRSAWLSGPELSLADVACYCCVLQSGSAPSAPANVRRWIKSCENLGYFSHAKTLLQ; from the exons ATGCCCATGTACCAGGTAAAGCCCATCTGTGGGGGTGACATAAAAGTTGATTTGCCGACCTGCATGTACAAGTTACCAAATTTCcacgcacagcagcagcaaggcAACAGCTGCAGCTCCGAACATGCGCTTCAG AATGGCGAGGTGGATCCGGCTGTCAAGGCCCTGGAGGCTCGACAGGATGAGATCTTGAGGAAACTCTATGAACTGAAAGCTGCCGTGGAGGGCCTAGCTAAGACCGTGACAACCCCAGATGCTGATTTAGACCTGACAGTCAGCAGCAGCCTCTCCTCACAAAGCTCCACGGCACTTTTTACAGGTACCACCGACCTGGACGCACTACTGGGAAAG GACCTCGGCGCTCTCCGTGATATCGTCATCAATGCCAACCCGGCCCAGCCGCCCCTCACCCTGCTGGTTCTTCACCGTCTGCTCTGTGAGCGGTACCGGGTGCTGTCCACCGTCCACGTTCACTCCTCGGTCTCCAGCGTGCCGCCGCAGCTGCTGTCATGTCTGGGTCCACGCCACCCCGACAGCCACAGCCGCCACATGTTCCAGCTGGGCTTCACCCTCATCTGGAAAGATG tccCCAAACTGCAGATGAAGTTCAGCGTGCGAAACATGTGTCCCATCGACGGCGAAGCCAACGTGGCTCGCTTCCTCTTCAAGCTGCTGGCGCCCCACCCCAGCGAGCCCGCTCTCGCCACTCTGGTGGACAGCTGGGTGGACACGGCTTTCTTCCAACTGGCAGAGGGCAGCTCGGAGGAGCGAGCTACCGCCCTGCGGGACCTCGGCTCCGCTTTGGGTCGCAGCGCTTGGCTGTCGGGGCCGGAGCTCTCGCTGGCCGACGTGGCGTGCTACTGCTGCGTGCTGCAGAGCGGTTCAGCGCCCTCAGCTCCTGCCAACGTGCGGCGCTGGATCAAGTCCTGTGAGAACCTGGGGTACTTCAGCCACGCCAAGACACTTCTGCAGTGA
- the aimp2 gene encoding aminoacyl tRNA synthase complex-interacting multifunctional protein 2 isoform X2, with amino-acid sequence MPMYQQQQGNSCSSEHALQNGEVDPAVKALEARQDEILRKLYELKAAVEGLAKTVTTPDADLDLTVSSSLSSQSSTALFTGTTDLDALLGKDLGALRDIVINANPAQPPLTLLVLHRLLCERYRVLSTVHVHSSVSSVPPQLLSCLGPRHPDSHSRHMFQLGFTLIWKDVPKLQMKFSVRNMCPIDGEANVARFLFKLLAPHPSEPALATLVDSWVDTAFFQLAEGSSEERATALRDLGSALGRSAWLSGPELSLADVACYCCVLQSGSAPSAPANVRRWIKSCENLGYFSHAKTLLQ; translated from the exons ATGCCCATGTACCAG cagcagcaaggcAACAGCTGCAGCTCCGAACATGCGCTTCAG AATGGCGAGGTGGATCCGGCTGTCAAGGCCCTGGAGGCTCGACAGGATGAGATCTTGAGGAAACTCTATGAACTGAAAGCTGCCGTGGAGGGCCTAGCTAAGACCGTGACAACCCCAGATGCTGATTTAGACCTGACAGTCAGCAGCAGCCTCTCCTCACAAAGCTCCACGGCACTTTTTACAGGTACCACCGACCTGGACGCACTACTGGGAAAG GACCTCGGCGCTCTCCGTGATATCGTCATCAATGCCAACCCGGCCCAGCCGCCCCTCACCCTGCTGGTTCTTCACCGTCTGCTCTGTGAGCGGTACCGGGTGCTGTCCACCGTCCACGTTCACTCCTCGGTCTCCAGCGTGCCGCCGCAGCTGCTGTCATGTCTGGGTCCACGCCACCCCGACAGCCACAGCCGCCACATGTTCCAGCTGGGCTTCACCCTCATCTGGAAAGATG tccCCAAACTGCAGATGAAGTTCAGCGTGCGAAACATGTGTCCCATCGACGGCGAAGCCAACGTGGCTCGCTTCCTCTTCAAGCTGCTGGCGCCCCACCCCAGCGAGCCCGCTCTCGCCACTCTGGTGGACAGCTGGGTGGACACGGCTTTCTTCCAACTGGCAGAGGGCAGCTCGGAGGAGCGAGCTACCGCCCTGCGGGACCTCGGCTCCGCTTTGGGTCGCAGCGCTTGGCTGTCGGGGCCGGAGCTCTCGCTGGCCGACGTGGCGTGCTACTGCTGCGTGCTGCAGAGCGGTTCAGCGCCCTCAGCTCCTGCCAACGTGCGGCGCTGGATCAAGTCCTGTGAGAACCTGGGGTACTTCAGCCACGCCAAGACACTTCTGCAGTGA